From the genome of Pseudarthrobacter sp. NIBRBAC000502772:
ACAAAGTCACGCGCGGTAAGGTACTGCGCCAGCTGATAGCCGAGGCCCTTCCATTCGAAGGTGGTTTCGGTCAGCACCGCACCGCCGAGCAGCAGGGCAATCTGTAATCCCATCACCGTGATGATGGGGATCAGCGCAGGCTTGTAGGCATGCTTGGTCACCAGGCGGTATTCACTGACACCTCGGGAGCGGCCTGCCTCAACATAGTCCCTGCCCAGCGTGCCGATCACGTTGGTGCGGACCAGACGGAGGAAGACGCCCGCGGTCAATAGGCCCAGCGCGACGGCCGGCAGGACTGCGTGGTGGACGATGTCGCCGAAGGCTGCCAGATTGCCGCTGCGAAGGGCGTCCAGCCAGTAGACGCCGGTGGGCGCTGCCAGCCGGCCCATCGCCAGTTCCGTTGTGGTGGATGCACGGCCGGCCACGGGGAACCAACCCAGTCCCACAGAAAATGTCAGCTTCAGCAGCAGGCCGGCAAAGAAGACAGGGGTGGCATAGCAAAGGATGGCGAACATGCGCAGGACAGCGTCCGGAACCTTGTCGCGTTTGTGGGCGGCGAACATACCCAGCGGTATTCCCACAAGCAACGCCACCATCACGGCGTTGATGCTCAGTTCCAGGGTGGCTGCACCAAATTTCGCGAGCATCTCGATGACGGGCCGGCCATCTGAAATAGTCCGGCCGAAGTTTCCGGTGGCGATGTGGCCAAGGTACTCGATGTATTGGATGAACAGGTTCCGGTCATAGCCGGCCTGGTGAACCAAGGCGTCGATTTGTTCCTGCGGGAGGCGTCCGCCCTGGGC
Proteins encoded in this window:
- a CDS encoding ABC transporter permease, yielding MATLIDAPPPTVAAPISKSAGGGLGRYILIRFLLIFPTIFILVTLVFFLMRITGDPITAAQGGRLPQEQIDALVHQAGYDRNLFIQYIEYLGHIATGNFGRTISDGRPVIEMLAKFGAATLELSINAVMVALLVGIPLGMFAAHKRDKVPDAVLRMFAILCYATPVFFAGLLLKLTFSVGLGWFPVAGRASTTTELAMGRLAAPTGVYWLDALRSGNLAAFGDIVHHAVLPAVALGLLTAGVFLRLVRTNVIGTLGRDYVEAGRSRGVSEYRLVTKHAYKPALIPIITVMGLQIALLLGGAVLTETTFEWKGLGYQLAQYLTARDFVAVQGIVMLLAVIVAITNFAVDIAAALIDPRVRY